Within Oceanicoccus sp. KOV_DT_Chl, the genomic segment TTGAGTTACTGCAACAAGATGGCTCACTTGAACCGATGGAGCCCTGGCTGTCTATGCCCAATACGGGTGAATGGTAAGTAAAAAACCACCCCCAAACTTGATTTGCACAAGCCGATAAACCATTGCAACAATCAGCGGGTGACGAAGTAAATAGGCTATTGTTTAAGCGAAATAGTAACGCTAACCGTACGTCATAGAGGGGTGACAATAAATCATCAACCCCTCCACTGCTTTATGTAACTGTCAGACGTCTAGTTGAACTTTTTTCTGTTAAAACGAATAACCCACCGATAATCTAACAGTCCGAGGTTCGATCACGTGATAGTGGATATCTTCCACGGCCTGCGTTTCGCCAGCTAACTGGGATTCATAAAAGTAATCAATATCGTGATCGTTGCTATCGAGCAGGTTTAAGAGGTCAGCTTTAACTGTCCAGTTAGAGAGCTGTCGAGCAATGCGAAGATTAACCACTGTGCTGGAATCTGATTTGACCGAAGCATCTTCAATCAATGGGCGTTCGCCAAAATAGCGTACCCGTAGGCTACCAAACCATCCAGAGGGTAATTCAGCACTGATGCCGGCCTGTATGACGTGCTCAACAGCACCCGGGATGTGGTTGCCTTCGGGAGCATCATCGGTGAATTCTGCATCGGTCCAGGCGTATTCAACATCCAGGGTTAAGGCTTCTGTGAGATTGTAGTAGGCGGTGACTTCAACACCCTGTCGCTCGGACTTCCGGCTGGCCTCGGTATTACCGGCATCACCTACAAAGAGTAGCTCGCTATCCAGGTTTAATTGCCACAGGGCAATGGAGGTGTTGAGTTTTTCCATCCAATAGCCGCGCAGCCCAAGCTCGTAGCCTAATGAGCCCACTAAAGGATCTACACCTGAAACGGAACTACCATCCAAAGGGTCAACCGTAATAGTCGTGCCGCGAGCATCGTTAGAGTGAAAACCCTGGCCTACAGAACCATAAATTTCCCAGGCATTGTCCAGCGTATAAATTAAGCTACCTTTGACTGAGATAATATCGTCGTCAGCGGTTCCACTGTTTGGCTCAAGGTTGACGCCGTAATTGTTGATGCCGATATCACTCGTCACATCGAAGTCATAATAGTCGTAGCGCGCACCCACTATCGAGCGCAGTTTGTCGGTCAACTTAAGCTGATTTTCCCAGTAAATTCCAGCGCTAAATTCATCGGCGGTGTCCTTGCGGATAGTGCCTGTACGTTGTCGCTCAGTCGTGCGATAAAGCCCTACTTCATCGATTTGATCGTAGCGCAATTCGGTACCAATTCGGTTTGTCATCGGTTTTCCAGCGAAGGAACCTTCAAATTGATAGGAGGCCTGGCCACCATAAATCCAGCGTTTGTCGACCTGTTCAAACTGATCGCCATTAATTGGATCATCAAGAAAGTAAGTGAAATTTGACCATAGCTGTAGGTCATATTGTGTGGCATACGCTGATACCTGAAACTGATCTCCTCGCCAGGATGTGCTGAGGCTGTTGCGACTGGATTCACCACCGGCGGTATCGTCTATGGAGCCCAGTTCGTCAATTAAACCATTGCTAACTGCTCGAGTCGGAATTTGGTCGGCGCTATTCCAGCTGTTGTCATAGCCCATCAGGGTAATATCAAACAAGCCTTCATTAACCATTTGGCTGTACTTCAGTAGAAGGTTGGTTTTTTTCAGATCTTCATCGATATCGGTCCACGGGCCATCATATTGATTAACTTCCAGTGCATAGAGTAAATCTCCCTGGTCAATTTTTACACTATCCATCGTTACTAGCCTGCCGTAACCATCTTCACCGAGAGTGACTTCAATCAAACCCTTATCTAACCGGTTGAGTGTTTTGATAGATGCGCTGCCAGCACCGCTAAAGTCGCCAACATCAGCATAGTAAGCGCCTTTTTTATAGGTGATTTTCTCCACCAGTTCGGGAATCAGTGGGTTAAGGTCGGTGTAACCCTGACCGTGTCCGTGGGTGCGCATATTCAAAGGCATACCATCAACAAACGTAGCAAAGTCGGTACCGTGATCCAGATTAAATCCCCGTAGATAATATTGATTAGCCTTGCCAGTGCCACTGTGTTGCGTGACTACCATGCCTGGCACCATTTCCAGCACCTCACCAGTGCGCAATAGCGGTCTTAGTGCAATTTCATGTTGTCCAATGACACCCTGTGAAGCGGAAATAGCATCGCCCACCAGGTTTATTTTTCGGCCCTCAATGAGCATTGTTTCCAGTGTCTGGGCTACAGATGTTTGTGGTAGAGCCAATTGTGCTGATAAAATACCGGCCGTCCAAAGAATGTGCCTATGCTTTACTGATATCGCTTTAAACATTTTTCACCTTTTATTGTCGTGATGAGTGTGGCTTACATGCCATGTGACGGGTTTGACCCATATAGCCTAATCCTGCGTATTTATAGCAACAGTTATCAACATCGATAAGAGGTCGGTTTTAAATTATGAATAAATTGAAGGCGATACCAGGTTGGCTGGGCCTGTTAAAAAAATTCAGTAATACCCCGGCACTGGGCGAGCGTGAGCTATCAGTGCTGGAGGTGTTATGGTCCGGGCCTTCTTGTTCCGCTCAACAGGTGCTGGAAAGCATGCCCGATGCCGGCATTAGCCTTAGCACCGTACAAAGTACGCTGGAACGCTTGCACAGGAAAAAATTACTCAGCCGAACAAAAAACATCAGAACGTATTTTTATCAGCCGTTAATTACTCGAGAACAGATTATCAGCTCACTGCTTAGTGATATCACTCGCGAAATAGCAGGCGGGGATATGGCACCCATGATTTCCGGTTTTAAGGCTTTTATGGGAGAGGAATTACCGCTAAAAGATAGCCCGGTTGATCCTCATGTTGTTGAAGCTGACCGTGATCCTGATGCTTGAGCTATTTCTATCCAGTGGACTTGATCTTATTATTACCTGGCTTGTTGTTACGGTCATCGCTTCTTTTCTAGCGGCAATTATTTACCCTCTATTTAAAAAACTAGTGCGGCTTAATGGTTCGCAGACTCAGCCATCGACTTTATTTGTCTATGGTATTCTTCCCCCCTTGGCGGCCGTATTGGTTGTGGTTATGCTAGCGCATCCCGATTTATCCAGTCGATTAGTTCCAGAGCACTGCCATCCTGATACCTGCGCGCCACATTTACCCGAAATTGTTTTTTCATCCGAGGTCGGGCTGACGTTGGTAACATTAAGCTTATTGACATTATTGGCGATCATTCTTTTAGTTAAATTCAGTTTAAGTAAATCCAACCGACTGTTACAGATGCTTAATAGGCTGTCCGAGAATAGCCCTGATATCAATTATCGCGTGATTGATAGTCCTGAAATGTTAGCTTGGTGTGCCGGTATCTGGCAGCCCAATATTTATCTATCGCGTGGTTTGGTCGAAGCGTTAACCAGGCAGCAATTACAGGTTGTAGTGGTGCATGAATTAATACATATTGCCCGCCGGGACAATTTAAAAAAGTTTATGCTTCGATATACAACACTATTTTGGCTGCCCAAGTTACGCGCGTCTTTTCTATCTGATTTTAGCGAACATACAGAGCAGGCTTGTGAATATATCACCGCCACCAAGTTTAATGACCCAGCCCTAGTTGCCAAGGTGATGCAACGGGTATGTGAAAAAGCAGATAACCACGGTTCCAAAACAGCGGGATTTTTTGAAGAGAAAAAGCTGGCGATAAATCATATGTCACTTTCCTCTAACCATGAAGTGGCACGCATTAATCTTTGGAGCTGGTTGTTTGTTGTTACTTTCTGGATGCTGCAAATAATCTTATTGACCGGCATAACCCATCTTGGTTTTGAGTGGGCAACCGGTTGATGGTCTGCAATACCGACTGCTAAAACATCCCCCTACTTTACCGTGAGTAAACTCACTATAATTTTTCGTTGCCTTTTACATTCCAGCAGGCATCCAAGTTGCTATACCTCCAGCAAACCCGATGGTCTCGATTATCAGCTGTCTACAGGTCAACAAATAACTCCATTAACAATGGTTTGCATGTTGATCGTGCAAACAGCACAATATACTCGCCCCCAGTAGCCAGAGAGTAGCAAGTGATTTTTATAAACCCATATTCCTTCGTCCTGGTAATTATGCGAACGCAGTCTATTCACTTACCCCCAATTAACTTTTAACCTCGGCGATTACGATTGTATGATAGTGCCTATGAAAAAATTCATCCTTGCTGCAAACACCGGGCTACTAGCGTTAACTATAATTTTTTCTCCTCTGCTGTTTGCAGAAGCAACAAACACCATGGCCGCTGTGGCTGAAAAAACCTCGCAGCCAGAATCAAAACAAAGCAATACCCCTACTAAAAAAGCTGTTATTTCAACCGAAAAGCAATCACCATCCAGTAGTCCGGAAGCCGTAAATCAAACCACGCAGGTGACATTAGCCACAAACGATACGCCTAGCCAGACAAACAACACTGAGACCGGACAGCCATTGCTCACTGAAGAGCAGGCAAGCCCCGAAAACCCACCTAGCCATCAAGCAAAAAACATTGATTTAAAAGAAGTCATTGATGCGCCAGCGGCAGTCTTATTTCCAAGCAGCCCCGATGACATTAGCGATGATCTGGTCGAAGACAACAGCAACAGTGCCGAAATGGCTAACGGCCCTAAAGTGGTATTGAGTGCAGAAGCGAAAGCAACCACACCCAATTATGTACGTCACCTGCTTGATGTAGATATTCCACCAGGCACGACCACTCGTGTTAACTGGAGCCCCTCCCGTTCGTTCGCAGGTATAGCAGTAGATACACCGGTGCTGGTAGTTAACGGCGCTATGGACGGTCCTACATTGTGTCTAACGGCAGCGGTACATGGCGACGAGCTAAACGGCATTGAAATGGTACGCCGTATACTCTACAACCTGGATCCCAACCAATTGCACGGCATGGTGGTAGGTGTACCAATTGTAAATTTGCTCGGATTTTCACGAAATTCACGTTACCTCCCCGACCGCCGCGATCTCAACCGTTATTTTCCAGGTAACCCCACCGGATCTGTAGCAGCACGCTTAGCGCATACTTTTTTTAACGATGTAGTTAAACACTGTAATGCACTGGTAGATTTGCACACTGGCTCATTTTATCGCACTAACATTACCCAATTACGCGCCAACTTAAACGTGCCAGCAGTTGCCGAATTCGCTGAATTATTTGGCGATATTCCAGTACTGAATACCGTAGGAAACCACAATTCCTTGCGAGCCGCTGCGGTACGCGCAGGGATTCCCACAGTAACGCTTGAAGCCGGCGAACCCATGCGCATGCAGACCGAAGTGGTTGAAGAAGGCGTGATCGCTATTAAAACATTGCTTGAAAAAAACGGCATGTACCCAAGCTTTAGCTTGTGGGCCAAACCCAGCCCGGCGTTTTATCGCTCTGCTTGGTTGCGTG encodes:
- a CDS encoding TonB-dependent receptor, which codes for MFKAISVKHRHILWTAGILSAQLALPQTSVAQTLETMLIEGRKINLVGDAISASQGVIGQHEIALRPLLRTGEVLEMVPGMVVTQHSGTGKANQYYLRGFNLDHGTDFATFVDGMPLNMRTHGHGQGYTDLNPLIPELVEKITYKKGAYYADVGDFSGAGSASIKTLNRLDKGLIEVTLGEDGYGRLVTMDSVKIDQGDLLYALEVNQYDGPWTDIDEDLKKTNLLLKYSQMVNEGLFDITLMGYDNSWNSADQIPTRAVSNGLIDELGSIDDTAGGESSRNSLSTSWRGDQFQVSAYATQYDLQLWSNFTYFLDDPINGDQFEQVDKRWIYGGQASYQFEGSFAGKPMTNRIGTELRYDQIDEVGLYRTTERQRTGTIRKDTADEFSAGIYWENQLKLTDKLRSIVGARYDYYDFDVTSDIGINNYGVNLEPNSGTADDDIISVKGSLIYTLDNAWEIYGSVGQGFHSNDARGTTITVDPLDGSSVSGVDPLVGSLGYELGLRGYWMEKLNTSIALWQLNLDSELLFVGDAGNTEASRKSERQGVEVTAYYNLTEALTLDVEYAWTDAEFTDDAPEGNHIPGAVEHVIQAGISAELPSGWFGSLRVRYFGERPLIEDASVKSDSSTVVNLRIARQLSNWTVKADLLNLLDSNDHDIDYFYESQLAGETQAVEDIHYHVIEPRTVRLSVGYSF
- a CDS encoding BlaI/MecI/CopY family transcriptional regulator is translated as MNKLKAIPGWLGLLKKFSNTPALGERELSVLEVLWSGPSCSAQQVLESMPDAGISLSTVQSTLERLHRKKLLSRTKNIRTYFYQPLITREQIISSLLSDITREIAGGDMAPMISGFKAFMGEELPLKDSPVDPHVVEADRDPDA
- a CDS encoding M56 family metallopeptidase, translated to MLLKLTVILMLELFLSSGLDLIITWLVVTVIASFLAAIIYPLFKKLVRLNGSQTQPSTLFVYGILPPLAAVLVVVMLAHPDLSSRLVPEHCHPDTCAPHLPEIVFSSEVGLTLVTLSLLTLLAIILLVKFSLSKSNRLLQMLNRLSENSPDINYRVIDSPEMLAWCAGIWQPNIYLSRGLVEALTRQQLQVVVVHELIHIARRDNLKKFMLRYTTLFWLPKLRASFLSDFSEHTEQACEYITATKFNDPALVAKVMQRVCEKADNHGSKTAGFFEEKKLAINHMSLSSNHEVARINLWSWLFVVTFWMLQIILLTGITHLGFEWATG
- a CDS encoding succinylglutamate desuccinylase/aspartoacylase family protein — its product is MKKFILAANTGLLALTIIFSPLLFAEATNTMAAVAEKTSQPESKQSNTPTKKAVISTEKQSPSSSPEAVNQTTQVTLATNDTPSQTNNTETGQPLLTEEQASPENPPSHQAKNIDLKEVIDAPAAVLFPSSPDDISDDLVEDNSNSAEMANGPKVVLSAEAKATTPNYVRHLLDVDIPPGTTTRVNWSPSRSFAGIAVDTPVLVVNGAMDGPTLCLTAAVHGDELNGIEMVRRILYNLDPNQLHGMVVGVPIVNLLGFSRNSRYLPDRRDLNRYFPGNPTGSVAARLAHTFFNDVVKHCNALVDLHTGSFYRTNITQLRANLNVPAVAEFAELFGDIPVLNTVGNHNSLRAAAVRAGIPTVTLEAGEPMRMQTEVVEEGVIAIKTLLEKNGMYPSFSLWAKPSPAFYRSAWLRANASGILFSSVALGENVKKGDILGQVINPISNEKTPIISRYQGRVLGMALDQFVLPGFAAYHIGIRERDAKKLIETPTTIINGQLDTEEPNDHDSDSLDNINKPEKNGVITNIDEGFDD